Below is a window of Fibrobacter sp. UWB11 DNA.
ATCAGAATGAAGATGGAACGATTCGTTTTGAACGAAAAGATTTGGTATCGTTTCCTCAAACAGAAAGTTTTAGTTCCATTTCAACCTTGATTGACAATCCGTTTGATTATGTTTTTAACAAAGTTATAAAATTGAGAAAGTTGGGAAGTGCTGCTATGTCAGCTGTGTTCACAACAAAGGGTACGGTTGCTCATGCTATTATTGCAAAATTATTTGACCCAGAAAAAGGAGGTTCTCCAGCTGCAATAAGGAATCGTATTGATTCTGATTTTGACAAGGTCTTTGATGAGACTGTTCTTGAATGTGGTGGAATTCTTTTGCAACCAGAAAATCTTTCCGAAAAAAATGTTTTTAAGAAAGATATGAATAGTTGCGTAATAAAGCTGTGCAATTTTATTGAAAAAAATGGCCTGAGTGTTGTTGCATGCGAAAAAGAATATAAAGATGTTCTGCTTCCGGAATTTGAATCTCAAGAAATTCTTTTTGACGGCTTCATAGACATGCTTTTGGAAGATCAATCTGGTAAAACGGTCATTTTTGACTTTAAGTATTCTCCCAAGAAGGACAAATACGAAAAATGGATAAAGAACAACAAGTCCATGCAACTTGCCCTCTATAAAGGCTTGGTGGAAAGGACTTCTGATAAAAATGTCAAGGCCAAAGCGTACGTACTTTTACCCGATATTAAAGTCATTACTGCTGCTGATTTGATTGGAGCCTCTTTTAAAACGAATGTTGAACGAGAGGGAGATTTGCTTGAAGAAATGAGCAATTCCTATGAATACCGCAAAGTGCAAATCAAAAACGGCATTGTTGAAGATGGTGAAGGTCTGATTTTCCCTCAGGATGATGTTAAAATATCTTATGCGCTTGATATGGGGAAAAAAACTCTTGTCCCTTTGGATGCTGAAGAAAAACTCAAAAATAAAACTTGGGAAAAAACTCCTAACACTTACAGCGATTACGCATTTTTTAAGGCAGGTAAATAATGAATCACGTTACGTATATTAGTGCAGGTGCTGGTAGTGGAAAAACATACACTTTGACATCCATTCTTGCTGATTTAATTGTTAAGGAAAAGTCTACTCCTGATCAGTTTATCCTGACAACTTTTACCGAAGCCGCTGCAAGTGAATTTAGGGAAAAAGCTAAAGCTAAAATTTATGAGCATACTGAGTATGGCAAATATGCCGAAGCTGCGGAAAAACTTGATCAATCTATGATTGGAACAGTTGATAGTATCGCCAATAAGTTTGTGCAAAAATATTGGTATTTGCTTGGAGTTAGTCCTGATCAGAAACTGATTGATGATGACCAGAAAAAAATCTTCATAAGCCAAGTCTTACAATCGGTCACTTCTATTAAGGATGAATCCGGTAATTCGCCTGAAGAAGATTTCTTTGTTGAATTCTGCAAAGAATTTAATATTGGTTATCCTTTTGGTAGTGACAAATTTGGGCTGAATTATGATTTCTGGAAAGATGATGTCCGTGAAATTTTTGAAAAAGTTCAAAGCTTCAATATTTCTGATTTAAAAGAGAGCCGAGGAAAATCCATCGCTTACGCCACCGAAATTACTGGTGAAAAAGATTTGGTTGGTGTTGAAGAAGAAGTTTCAGAGCTTCTAAAAGAAATTGAAGATGTTGATAGAACTGTTACGAGGCCATCGAAAGATAGAACTGAAAAAATAAAGAAATTCAAACATTTGCTTTCAAATGAACTAAAGCTTTGCGATTTAGCATGTTTTAAAACATTTATAGATAAATTACCGAAAGCTTTTAATAACTGTAATAAAAAGGATGAGGTTTCGGATTCCCTCGCTTATGTTTATTTATCAAAAAAAGTCCGTGATTTGGTTCTTAAGTACATTGATTTGATTTTTGACTATGTAGAAAAAGCTCAGGAAGAATTCAAAAAGTTTAAGGAAAAACGCCATCTTATCGACTTTGTTGATATGGAAACGCGATTCCTAGAGCTTTTAGAAAAGGAAGAAGTTCGGCAGGATATCCGTAACACCTACAAGTATGTATTCGTTGACGAGTTCCAGGATAGTAGCCCTCTTCAGGTCAAAATTTTTGACAAGCTTTCTGAAATAGTTGGGCGTGATGAATGTGACGATTTCGTTGTTACCATTGGATCTGACAAAGATGCCAATGAATTCCATATTCACAATAGCATTTGGGTTGGTGATTTTAAACAGGCTATTTATGGATTCCGCGGAGCCGATACCGACTTGACAAAAGCTGTTGCTGACATTATCGCACAAAAGCAATCGTCATCGCCAAAGCAATTTAAAATTCATACGTTAAAAAAGAGTTTCCGCTCTTTAGAAAATATCGTGAATTTCACGAATGAACTTTTTGTTCCCGCTTTTGAAGGAACTTTAAAGAAAGAAGAAGTTGAGCTTATAGCTCATCGTCCACAAGACAATGCGGTAAAAAGTCTCAAATGTTGGGAGATTGAAGGCAAAAATGCCGAAGATCAATCAAAAAATTTGGCTTTGCAAATTGCGAAACGTCTTAAAAATGGCGAAAAGCCCTCTGATTATGCAGTTTTGGCTCGAAGAGGGGCTCCGTTGGATAAGCTTTCCGATGCTTTGAAAGCGCTTAATATCCCTGTATGCAGAACTATTGAAATTGATGAAAATCGAGATGAACTTGCTTTGGTTTCTGCACTGATGAATCTTGTTGCGAATGATTTTGATAATTATTCTAGAGCTGTTGTTGCTTTTTTGACTCAAAAGGGATTTGATGCAGGATGTATAATTGATGCAAAACTTGAGTTTGATAAGTCCTATCAGGATAATAAGAACTGTCCTAAGTATTTGTCTGATAATCTGATTCTTGCAAAGTTTACGGAGCGTCGTGATTTCTACAAAACACTGACAATTCATAATTTGGTGGAAAGCTTAATTGTTGATCTCGACTTGTATTCTGTTGGTCGTAGTTGGGAAAATGCTGTTGGTACTGACGAATGCTTTGCGGCTTTGATCGAAGCTTCGTACGATTACGAGGAACGCTGTTCCCAAATAGGCGTTTCGCCGACTATTAGTGGCTATATCGATTACTGCAAAAACAATGCAAAATCGGCTGGCTCCAAGGACGGTGTGGTTCTATCGACATTCCATCATTCAAAAGGGCTTGAATGGAAAAAGGTGATTCTCCTTGAACTTGATGAAGACGTTGAAGACGAAAATAAAAGAATCAAGTATGATGTTTTGGGCGTCCAGAATTACCATGACGTTGCTCCATCTGAAAGTAGTCTTTATCCTCCGATGATTATCAATTTGATGCCGAATTTGTTTACGGGTAATACGAAAGTTGCTGTAGACATGGCTGAAAAGATTAAGACGTCGAAGTTTTTCGAATCGTCTCGCCAGAGATTCTTCTCCGAAACGATTCGCTTGCTTTATGTTGCAATCACTCGTGCTAAGGACGAATTGATTTTGACTTTAGACGAGAAAAATCCTTTGCAAGTATTCTCCTGCTTGAATTGCAAAGTTCTTGACGCTGCTAATTGCGAAAGTGGTAAAGATGTCAGCTTATTCGGCTTTAAAGACCAAGCGTTTGACGAAAAATTAAAATTCTTGTTTGAAAACGATAAATTGTCCGAGGGTGATTCTTATCAGGTCGAAAAACCTGAAAAATTAGTTTTCAAGAAAAACGAAAAAATCGAAACAGCCAATCGCGACCAACAGCCGAGTAAGGTAAAACCATGTCGAAAGGTAACCGCGA
It encodes the following:
- a CDS encoding exodeoxyribonuclease V subunit beta gives rise to the protein MNHVTYISAGAGSGKTYTLTSILADLIVKEKSTPDQFILTTFTEAAASEFREKAKAKIYEHTEYGKYAEAAEKLDQSMIGTVDSIANKFVQKYWYLLGVSPDQKLIDDDQKKIFISQVLQSVTSIKDESGNSPEEDFFVEFCKEFNIGYPFGSDKFGLNYDFWKDDVREIFEKVQSFNISDLKESRGKSIAYATEITGEKDLVGVEEEVSELLKEIEDVDRTVTRPSKDRTEKIKKFKHLLSNELKLCDLACFKTFIDKLPKAFNNCNKKDEVSDSLAYVYLSKKVRDLVLKYIDLIFDYVEKAQEEFKKFKEKRHLIDFVDMETRFLELLEKEEVRQDIRNTYKYVFVDEFQDSSPLQVKIFDKLSEIVGRDECDDFVVTIGSDKDANEFHIHNSIWVGDFKQAIYGFRGADTDLTKAVADIIAQKQSSSPKQFKIHTLKKSFRSLENIVNFTNELFVPAFEGTLKKEEVELIAHRPQDNAVKSLKCWEIEGKNAEDQSKNLALQIAKRLKNGEKPSDYAVLARRGAPLDKLSDALKALNIPVCRTIEIDENRDELALVSALMNLVANDFDNYSRAVVAFLTQKGFDAGCIIDAKLEFDKSYQDNKNCPKYLSDNLILAKFTERRDFYKTLTIHNLVESLIVDLDLYSVGRSWENAVGTDECFAALIEASYDYEERCSQIGVSPTISGYIDYCKNNAKSAGSKDGVVLSTFHHSKGLEWKKVILLELDEDVEDENKRIKYDVLGVQNYHDVAPSESSLYPPMIINLMPNLFTGNTKVAVDMAEKIKTSKFFESSRQRFFSETIRLLYVAITRAKDELILTLDEKNPLQVFSCLNCKVLDAANCESGKDVSLFGFKDQAFDEKLKFLFENDKLSEGDSYQVEKPEKLVFKKNEKIETANRDQQPSKVKPCRKVTANIVFDSSSRIKANPDEMDKFGTCIHNIFCVLEKSPTVETVERIIKNHQMETALPQPGDVLNAWRNLEKFLADTYGAKVATYHELPFKHMHDGQIFNGEMDLVWETDKGVVLVDFKSYPGNKNDVVTENNKHYAGMYAGQFECYERALKAAGKNVLARLVYYHVLGVVVELKLDEE